CAATCCTGTCGCCGGTATTTCCATAGGCCTGGTCAAAGAGACCGACGATCAATGGGTCCTGTTAACCGACATCATTGGCGACGAGGACCATTATGGCGACATGGACTTTAAGATCGCCGGTACACAACGGGGAATCACCGGCATTCAACTCGACCTAAAGATCGCCGGCATCAACGAAGCGATCATTCGCGGCACGCTGGCCCAGGCGCGAGAAGCCCGAATCGAGATTTTGCGCAAAATGCTCAGCGCGATCAACCGTCCCCGGGCGGAGATTTCGCCATTTGCCCCGCGGTTGCTGCGGACCAAGATCGACCCGGAAAAGATCGGCCTGCTGATCGGCCCTGGCGGCAAAATGATTCGCAGCATTCAGGATACGACCGGCGCGGTGATCGAGGTGGACGACGACGGAACGGTGGTCGTGGCCAGCGACAATATGCAATCCGCCCAGGCCGCCATGGCCAAGGTGGAGGCCCTGACCGCCAGCGTGCAGATTGGCCGCATCTACGAGGGACGCGTCACCAGTGTCAAGGACTTTGGCGCGTTTATCGAGATTCTGCCCGGCCGCGACGGCCTGTGCCACATCAGCGAGCTTTCCGACGATTACGTCAAAAGCGTCCACGACGTTTGCAAGGTGGGAGACTACCTGCATGTCAAGGTCATCGCCATTGACGAGCAAGACCGCATTAAACTGAGCCGCAAAGTCGCCATGCGGGAAATGAACGGAAATGGCGGCACCGCTAACGGCGATGGGGGGGATCAGTAATCAATCAACTGGAAAATTGCTGGGGATTTAGCCGCCGGGGTCACTCGGCGGCTTTTTTATTGCATAGAATACAGACGGACCCCATTACTTCAAAACTTAAAACCAGACTCCCCGCCATGCCCCAACTTGCCGCTTTTCCCAAAGCCTGGATGGACCCGCTCTGCGTGACCGGTACGATGACCCTACGGGAATGGATCGATCTGGCCCGACAATTGCCGATCCAGGGATTGGAATTTTATAGCGGCTTTTTAGAGCTGCAACAGCCGGGGATGATCGCCGCCGCGCGGCGCATGGCGGAAGATGCCGGACTGACGATTCCCATGTATTGTTGCTCGCCCGATTTTACGCATCCGGACGCCGCCTATCGCCAGCAACAAATTGACAGTCAACGCCGCTGGATTGACGAGTGTGCCGAGCTGGGGGGCACATTTTGCCGCGTCTTATCCGGGCAGCGGCGGCCCGAACTATCGCGGGAGGAGGGACTTACCCTGGCGGCCCAGTCCATTCAGGCCTGTTTACCACACGCCCACGCCCGGGGCGTGACGCTGATTCTGGAAAACCACTACAAGGACAATTACTGGCAATTTCCCGAATTTGCCCAGGCGATGGATTTATTTTGCGATTTGGTAGCCCGGATAGAGGATCCCCGTTTTGGCGTGAATTATGATCCCAGCAACACCATCCTGGCCGGGGAGGACCCATTGGAGTTGCTGCGCCGGGTGCGGCACCGCGTGGTGAGCATGCATGCCAGCGATCGGTATCTGGCGGAGGGGACGATTGACGATCTGCGTCGGGAGGAAGGCTCTGTCGGTTACGCCCGGCGGCTGCGGCATGGTGAAATTGGCAAGGGGCTAAACGACTATGACGAAATTTTTCGGCTATTGCGGGAGGCCGGGTTTGACGGCTGGATCAGCATCGAGGATGGGGTGGATGGCTTTGAGCAACTGCTGCGCAGCGCGCAGTTTTTGCAGCGTAAAATCCAACAATATTGGCCCGGTTAATGGGATAATTTTTGCAATAGACGCTTGAGTGAGTCAGGACGCGGGGACACTATCGTCGCAAACGTGTCCGTTCCGTCCCCCAGGAGAACGGTCCAATCATCCATACCCCGTTGTCTCTCCCGACTATAATTCATAATGTTGGCATACTCCCCTTTGCTGGAGTGTGTCTTTGACGTTTCTGGTTGATGCCGTTCATCAATGTAAAATACGCCTGCAAACAGCCAAATCGTGCCGCATATGCCAGTCCCCGCGACCAGCCTCGATGCCGTGTTGAGTCAATTTCCCAGCCAATTGGGACACACATTGGCGGAGCTTTCCGCCGCGCGGGACGTGCTTGTGGTGTTTTTGCGACATTCCGGGTGCACGTTTTGCCGCGAGGCCCTGGCTGATTTGCACGCCCAACGCGAGCGCATCGAGGCCGCGGGAATTCGCCTGGCCCTGGTGCATATGGGCCGGGAAGATCAACATACCGCGCGGTTTTTTGCCGCTTATCAATTAGATGACGTGGATCGCTACAGCGACCCCGAGCGTCAGTTGTACCGCGCGTTTGAGCTTTCGCGGGGGAATTTTTGGCAACTTCTAGGTCCGGCGGTCTGGTGGCGCGGGGCGCAGGCTTTTTTTCGGGGGCATGGCATCGGTTGGCTGAATGGCGATGGCATGCAACTGCCCGGCGTTTTCTTGCTCCGCGCTGGCCGGGTAATTCGGGAATTTCGTCACCGCACCGCCGCCGACCGTCCGGAATATGCCACCCTGGCTTGTCCGCGTTAGCGGCTAGGGGAGTTTATCGCCGCACTGCCTGGGATCCTTTCGAGGCTGCCTGGTACCCCCCGCGCACTTCTTTTTAGTGCATGACTAACGTAAACTATTGCCTCGGGCGCAGGCAATTTCCGTTATTTTCTGTTCACCATGATACCCGCCGGTATTCCCAGCGAAGCCGAACAACAATCCCGCGTCGACCAGGCGGTCGAAATGGCGGCGCTGGCGGGCGGACTAGCCCACGAAATCAAAAATCCGCTTTCCACCATTCGCATGAACATGGAGTTGTTGGCCGAGGATTTTGCCGACGCCGTCTCTCCCCGCGATCGCCGGGCCCTCAATAAAATCCGTCTGGTCGAACGCGAAGCCCTGCGCCTGCAAAATATTCTGGATGATTTTCTGAATTTTACCAAAGCGCGGCGGATGGATCTGCTGCCCGCCGACCTTAACGCCGAAATCGAGCAACTGCTAGAGGTCTACGCGCCGCAGGCCGCCGAAGCAAAGGTCGATCTGTTGACTTATTTAGACCCCGAGCTTCCCGGCGTTCGGCTGGACACCCAGGCTTTTCAGGCCGTGCTGTGGAACCTGATCCTCAACGCCCAGCAAGCCATGCCCGACGGCGGGCAATTGGTGGTGCGCACCAGTTCCGTGGGACCAGCGGTCCTTTTGGAATTTATCGACACCGGTTGCGGCATGGAGGAAGCCACCATTACCAAAATTTTTGAACCATTCTATAGCACCAAGCCCGGAGGATCGGGCCTGGGCCTTCCCATGACTAAAAAAATCGTGGAAGCGCATGGCGGCGCAATTGATATTCAAAGCGAGCCGGGCCGGGGATCAAAATTTACCATCATCTTACCCGTCTTGCCCCGTTTGGGAGGAGACGAACCCGCCGCGCAGGCTCCGGCCGCTGCATAATGTGTTCTGGCGATTCTGGAATAGCTAGCACCAGGGTGCGCCCGCATAAAATTACGGTTTTTGTCAGTAAATCGGTCTTGTGGCAAAAACTCTGGTGGCGGTACGCTTGTCCGGCCCAATTGGGTTAATCAAAGACGGCGTGATCCGCCGCTGACAATTCGGCGGAACAATCCGTGGGATTTGAGTATGCCTTGCCATAACGTGGGACGTTGCCAAATCATGCGTGTCTGGCTGCCAATTTTTTGCGGGTTGGGCTGTCTGCTGGCGACCGGATGCCAAAGCGTAAATCCGTTTTATACAAAGCCATCGGCCACCGCGGAGGATTTGGCCAAATACGGCCCCACGTCCGCCCAACGCATCAAAACCTTGCAAGAGGAATATGCCAAGGGGCCCGGGACCGACGCCGCCGAACAAGCGGCCAAAGCGAATGAACTTGCGCGGCAAATTCAAAATGAGCGCGATCCGCTGGTCCGTTCGCAAATCCTGCGTAACATCGCCTTGTATCCCACGCGTGTGTCGGCCGCCGTGCTGCATGCCGCCACCAACGATCCCGACCAAAACGTCCGCGAAGTCTGCTGCGAACTATGGAGCCAGCGCGGCGATGAGGAAGCGGTGCAAAATTTGCGCGATCGGGCCGTCAACGACGAAAGCATTGATGTCCGGCTGGCCGCTGTTAAGGGATTGGGAGCCACCAAGCAGTCAACCGCCATCGAGGCCCTGGCGCCCATCCTGGAAGAACCCGACCCCGCGCTACAATATCGGGCGGTGCAATCGCTCAAACAACTCAGCGGCCTGGGCTACGGCGACGATGTCAACAAATGGCGCGAATACGTGCAAACTCCCGCCCCCCAACGTCCCCAACCCACGTTGGCGGATAGCCTGGGCCTGCGCGGCTGGTACTAGAAATAGCGGGAAACCCCGGCTTGCTGGAATATCCGGCTAAAAAACAGCAAAATCCAGCTCCGCCCATACCGCCATTTCCCTTGCCGCCAAAATGATAATTCTGTAAACTCCGCGCCCTTCAGAATAAGTGTCTAGGCGGACACGGCGATTAGAGCTGCCACCAATCCGGATTGGGAGTATTTGTTGGGCAACATTTGCTTCCGGCGCACGATGTTAGACGCGTCATTCCGGCCCGTTATGTCCCCCATTTTACAATCGAATTGTGAAATTCCATGCGTTTGAATCGACAGCCCACGAATAAAAGTAAGGCCGCAACCCCGCATCGACCCGCGGTGGGTAAGACCTGTTTTGCCTTGGCAGTGTGTAACGTATTGGCACTGAGTCTGATTTGCCAGGCCGAGCCTGCCTTTCCCCCCGGCGGAGTGGCTCCCTCCGCTCCCCCTCCGGTTCCTTTGGTTGCCGGCGCAATGGCTTCGGGCACGCTCAGCGCTCCGCCACAGTCCGCAACCGCGACAACTTCCACTCCTCCTAGCCGCCCCTTACCCCCGATCCAACCGGGCGTATCTCGTCCGGGACGTTTGCGCCCTGGTACGCCAACGACTATAGCCGAACAGCGCGCCATTGAACAGCGCGCAGCTGAACAGCGGCTGTTTCAAGCTCCAAATTTGCAACCGCCCATATTGGCCACGCGTCCGGCGACCCCGAAGTTGTCCGCCGCAACCCCGGCGGTGGCAGCCCCTGGCAAGTCCGCGTTGACAACCCCCGACACACCGGGTGATACGGCGCAAAAACAGCCACCATCCACCGACAGCAATGATAAGCCGGCTTCTGCCGCGCCCGAGGTACTCTCACCAGGCCCCGCGAGCACGACAGAGCTTTCGCCGGAATTGCTGCGGCTGCGCGAGAAAATCCATCGCGTGCTTAGCATTTATGAACATCGCCAGCAAAATACCCGCGATAACAATTGCTGGGAGGTCATGCACGCCTTTGTGGCGTTTAATTCGCGAACGCAAATTCGCCGGAACCATCCCCAGGGTGAACCGGTCAACGCCATCGGTTGGCTGCTGTGGGGGCAACGTTGCCAAGGGCAGCCGATTTTGACGCTGCAAAACGGCCAACCCCATGCCGAGATTGGCGTCGGAGTGCAGGGGCACCCGGGGCAGCTTTTGGCCATCTTGGCCCAATCGCGCGTCAGCCTCGAGACCCCGCTCAAGATTCAGGGGCGCGATTTTACGCTGCGCGATCTGTTGGAGGCGGAAAAGCGGGACTGCCGTCCAAATACGGAATTAACCTTTCGATTGATTGCATTTAGCCATTACCTGGATTTGAACGAAACCTGGCGCAGTAGCGATGGGCAAGAATGGTCCATCCCGCGCCTGATCCAGGAAGAGCTAAAAGCGCCGATCCGCGGCGCGGCCTGCGGGGGCTGCCACCGGCTTTTTGGCCTGACGTATGCCTATCAACAGCGCATCAAACGTGGCGAACCGCTGGATGGCGAATACGCCAAGGCTAAAAAATATATCGAGGAATACCAGCGTTACGCCTGGTCGATCATGAACCCCGACGGCAGCTTTAGCACGAATTGGTTTTGGCGGGGAGAAAATCGCCCTGATGTCGACCGCAAAATTCAAACCACCGGCCACGTGTACGAATGGCTGATCATCGCCCAATCGCCGGACGAACTCCAATCCGAGCGCATGCAGCGCGGGATTGATTTTTTGGCCGAGAAATTATTGGCCGATCCCCGCCACAATTGGAAACTTGGCCCGCTGGGGCATGCCTTGCACGCGCTCATCATGTATGACGAACGGGTCTTTGGCCAAACCCGCTGGCAGCAGGAACGCCTGGCCATGCGCCCCGCGCCTGCCGTGGCAGGCGTACTAGAAAGGACAAAATCAGCTCCTGGATCCGCTATTTTGTCCCCACCTACGCCGCGGGCAAATGCGGGAGAGCCTATTCCGCAAGAGGTCAATGTTCCCCAACCGGGCGTGCCATCGCTCCAACCGGCAATCAAAAAACCAAGCCTTGCCACAGGGGATCCTCCTATGGCAAACTCCTCACCGGAGCAACAAATACCCAAAACATCGCCAGAAGTTGCCGACCCTGCAACCACCACCAAGAATCAGGATGTTCCCCAACCGATGCCCCCCCGGACCGACACCCCGCCAACCCTAGCTCCACCAGAAAACTTGATTCCCCGCGAGGAGGAGTCCGGGCCGGAACTTTCCCCGCGGGATGAAGGCCAAGCCGATGAACAACCGGCCAAGTAACCGCGATAACCGCCACCGGGCCGCTAAGACGGTTATTTCGTTGGCAAAAACGGGGGTGTCTCTCTGGCTCGGCGTCCCCCGCGTCCGGCGATGCCAATAAATGCGGTGGGACCGCGCGATTCCGCCGATTCTGGGGATTTTTCCGGCTTTTGCTCCTTGCGGAGTGGGTGATTGCGACGTAACATTCTGCGGAACTCTCTTCTTTCCGCGTAAATTGTGGCGGTTTTTGCATGATTTGACGGATTCCTTGAAACAACTTATTGGCCGTGGTCAAAGCCCAACGCATCACTGATCAATTTCGCGATATTGTCCAATTGGCGGCCAAATTAGCCCCCGAGGTGGACGCCGATGCGCTGATGGTGCTGGTGGATGGCCCGACCGACTGGGCTCAACTGAAACAACTGGCCGGGGACGCCCCCTTATTTGTCGCGGCCGATGACAA
The nucleotide sequence above comes from Pirellulales bacterium. Encoded proteins:
- a CDS encoding sugar phosphate isomerase/epimerase family protein — protein: MPQLAAFPKAWMDPLCVTGTMTLREWIDLARQLPIQGLEFYSGFLELQQPGMIAAARRMAEDAGLTIPMYCCSPDFTHPDAAYRQQQIDSQRRWIDECAELGGTFCRVLSGQRRPELSREEGLTLAAQSIQACLPHAHARGVTLILENHYKDNYWQFPEFAQAMDLFCDLVARIEDPRFGVNYDPSNTILAGEDPLELLRRVRHRVVSMHASDRYLAEGTIDDLRREEGSVGYARRLRHGEIGKGLNDYDEIFRLLREAGFDGWISIEDGVDGFEQLLRSAQFLQRKIQQYWPG
- a CDS encoding peroxiredoxin-like family protein — its product is MPVPATSLDAVLSQFPSQLGHTLAELSAARDVLVVFLRHSGCTFCREALADLHAQRERIEAAGIRLALVHMGREDQHTARFFAAYQLDDVDRYSDPERQLYRAFELSRGNFWQLLGPAVWWRGAQAFFRGHGIGWLNGDGMQLPGVFLLRAGRVIREFRHRTAADRPEYATLACPR
- a CDS encoding ATP-binding protein produces the protein MIPAGIPSEAEQQSRVDQAVEMAALAGGLAHEIKNPLSTIRMNMELLAEDFADAVSPRDRRALNKIRLVEREALRLQNILDDFLNFTKARRMDLLPADLNAEIEQLLEVYAPQAAEAKVDLLTYLDPELPGVRLDTQAFQAVLWNLILNAQQAMPDGGQLVVRTSSVGPAVLLEFIDTGCGMEEATITKIFEPFYSTKPGGSGLGLPMTKKIVEAHGGAIDIQSEPGRGSKFTIILPVLPRLGGDEPAAQAPAAA
- a CDS encoding HEAT repeat domain-containing protein yields the protein MPCHNVGRCQIMRVWLPIFCGLGCLLATGCQSVNPFYTKPSATAEDLAKYGPTSAQRIKTLQEEYAKGPGTDAAEQAAKANELARQIQNERDPLVRSQILRNIALYPTRVSAAVLHAATNDPDQNVREVCCELWSQRGDEEAVQNLRDRAVNDESIDVRLAAVKGLGATKQSTAIEALAPILEEPDPALQYRAVQSLKQLSGLGYGDDVNKWREYVQTPAPQRPQPTLADSLGLRGWY